In [Phormidium] sp. ETS-05, the genomic window GATCCAACGCCGAGATGGAAGCTGGCGATGGCTATCCGTGCGCACGGTAGTATTCCAGCGGACGGCGGCGGGGCAACCCAAACAAGTCCTCGGTATCGCCACCGACTTGACAGAGCGCAAGCTGACAGAAATGGCATTACAAGAGGCGAAAGCTGCTGCGGACGCCGCCAGTGAAGCTAAAAGCGAGTTTTTGGCGAATATGAGCCACGAACTGCGCACGCCCCTAAATGCGATTTTGGGATTCACTCAGCTACTCAGCCGCAACCCTGATATGCCACCGAAGCAGCTAGAACAGCTGCAAACTATCAATCGCAGCGGCGAGCATTTGCGCAGCTTAATCGATAATGTGCTGGATTTGGCCAAAATCGAGTCGGGACTGATGACCCTAAACCCCACCAGTTTTGATATCTATTCTATGGTGCAAGGGATTGCCTCCCTGTTACGAGTCAACGTCGAGTCTAAAGGCTTGCAGTTGGTTTTAGAAATCGAGTCCCAGAGTCCCCTGTGGGTAGTGGCGGATGCGAATAAGCTGCGCCAGGTGATTACTAACTTACTGAGCAATGCAATCAAGTTTACTCAAGCCGGTAGTATCACTTTGCGGGTTTTGGTGGCTGAGGAAGGCTCGCCAGAGCAGTTAAGGATTTATTTTGATGTGGAAGATACTGGTTTCGGGATGTCTCAGGAAACAATAGAGGCGATTTTCCAGCCTTTTGTCCAGGGTGTGTCCCCAGTTTACCGGGAGGGAACGGGTTTGGGATTGACGATCGCCCGTCGGTTCGTGGAGCTGATGGGGGGCCAACTGTCGGTAGAGAGTGATTTAGGTCGGGGCAGCATTTTCCGCTTTTGGATACCTGCGGTGGTGGCGAAGCCAGAGGATATCAATGGGTTGCCTTTTGACCGACCACCAGTGGGTCTTGCCCCCGGTCAGCCTACCTACCGCATTCTGACTGTAGATGACAACCCGGATAATCGGCAGTGGATTGTGCAGCTACTGACGGAGGTGGGTTTTGAAGTACGATCGGCTAAAAATGGCGCTGAAGCCGTATCTATCTGGGAGGAATGGCAGCCGAATTTAATTTTAATGGATTTACTGATGCCGGAGATGGATGGCTACCAGGCAACTCGGGAAATTCGCCGCCGAGAGGCTGCTAGTTCCAATGAGTCTCGCACTAAAATTATCGCTTTGACGGCTTTGGCATTCGAGGGGGATAAGCTGAGTGCAGCAAATGCAGGTTGCGATGACTTTCTCACTAAACCCTTTCAATACCTAGATTTGTTCCACAAGCTGGCGCAAAATCTGGGGATTAGCTACATTTACGCCGACAGTCCAGAGTTGGATCCCCCCCGTCCCCCCTAACAAAGGGAGGAGAAAATTCTGTACCCCTTTCTGAGTTAACATCAGATTTAGCGGCAATGCCCGGTGAATGGGTGGAGCAACTGCGGGAAGCGGCTTCCTTGGCAAGTCGCAAACAAGTGATGCAATTAATTGCTCAAATTCCACCGGATAAAGCAGTCCTCGCCCGTGCCCTCACCGAGAAAGCGAAATTATTCGATTTTCAGGCAATTATCGATTTTTGTCATTAGTCATATCAAGTCCAGTGAGGACAAAATCTGGCTCTGGCTTCAGCTCCAGACGCACTCGATGTCCCGGCTATAATCGATAATTGATAATCGATAATCGATAATTGATAATTGATAATTGATAATTATTAGTGCCCCTACAAGCGATAATTTTTGGACGTGTAGCACAAGGCAGTGAGGACAAAATCTGGCTCTTGACAATTGACAATTATTAAAATTTGTCCGGTGTCAAATGACCAATCGTCTATCCCATCAGCCGATTTTTGATTTTCCTCAATAATTGGTTGATATCAAATGGTTTGGTGATAAAGTCCATCCCTAAGTTATCCCAATTTTTAAACACATTTGCTGGCTTGTCAAACCCGGTGACAAAAATTATTGGCACATGGCAAGTCCCTGGGTTATGCTGAAGAATCTGGTAAATTTCTTCCCCATTTATATCATCCATTTTGACATCCAGGAGAATTAAATCTGGGGGTGACTTCTGGATTGACTCAATGGCAAATCTGCCGTTTTTAGCTACTCGGACGTTGTAACCGCCAATATCTTCTAAGATTTCCGTCATAGCTTCCACTGTGTCGGCATCGTCATCTACTACAAAAATTGTGGCTGTCATCGGGGCAATTGTGCTGGGCATAATTTTCTATCCTAGCTGACTTAATTTGTCATTTGACAAGTGATACCATTTTCAAGAAATTGTGCAACAGATAGTCAAGGTCGGATCTGATCGTCCCGCTCTCGAACTCGATCCCCCCAACCCCCCTTGAAAAGGGGGGCCTTAGAGATTCCCCCCCCTTTTTAAGGGGGGGCTGGGCTGGGGGATCTGATACCATTTTCAAGAAATTGTGCAACAGATAGTCAAGGTCGGATCTGATCGTCCCGCTCTCGAACTCGATCCCCCCAACCCCCCTTG contains:
- a CDS encoding two-component system response regulator, with the protein product MPSTIAPMTATIFVVDDDADTVEAMTEILEDIGGYNVRVAKNGRFAIESIQKSPPDLILLDVKMDDINGEEIYQILQHNPGTCHVPIIFVTGFDKPANVFKNWDNLGMDFITKPFDINQLLRKIKNRLMG